The genomic segment GCTACTTCAGCGTGTACGGCCCCCGGCAGCGCCCGGAGATGGGCTACCACCTGTTCATCAACGCGATCCTCCGGGGCCAGCCGATCAAACTGACCGGCGACGGGCTCCAGGTCCGCGGCAACACTTACGTCGAGGACTGCGTCGAAGCCACCGTCCGGGCGGCCGAGGCGGCGCCGGGCGAGACCTTCAACCTCGGCGGCGGCGAACTGGTGACGGTCCTGGAGGTGTTCCAGAAGCTCGAACGCATCATCGGCAAGCCGGCGATCATCGAGCGCCACCCGCCCCGGCCCGGCGACCAACTGGCCACCGGCGCGGACGTGACGAAGCTGTTCCGGCACCTCGGCTGGAAGCCGACGACCGGAATCGACGAAGGTTTGGCGCGACAGGTGGAGTGGCAGAAGACGTTGAATTAGCCGCACGATACGCGCAGAAAAGGCACGATCCGAGAAGATTGATTTCGAACCCGGCCTTCATCTTCATCGGGTCTCATCTGCGTTCATCGTGCGGCTCCTCATTGTTTAACGAGGGCACGGATGCTCGACACCCTGAACCGGCACCTGATGCACCCGCTCATGGCGTGGCGCGAAGGCAGCCAGCACCTCCAGCACCTCCGCACGGTGCAACAGACGCAGTTCGACCCGCCGGACGTGATCCGCGCGCGGCAGCTCGCGGCGCTCAAGGCCCAGCTCTGGCACGCCTGGGACACCGTACCCTACTACCGCGCCGCGTGGACGAAGGCCGACGTCCACCCGTCCGACGTGCGCGAACTCGACGACCTCAAGGCGTTCCCGGTCGTCACCAAGGCCGACATCCGGCGGCACAACCGGGCGCTCGTCTCGTCCGTGTTCGACGTGTCGCAACTGCGCGTCAAGCGCACGTCGGGTTCGACCGGCGTGCCGCTGACGATCTACTGCGACGAAGCCGCGATGCAGTGGAAGACCGCCTGCACCATCCGCTCGGACGAGTGGAGCGGGTACCGGTTGGGGCAGCGGGTCGCGAAGGTGTGGGGCAACCCCGAGTACCGGCAGTTCGGGCTGAAGGGCCGGCTGCGGAACCACTTCTTCGACCGCGCCGTGTACCTCGACACGCTCGACCTGACCGACGAACGCATCGCCGCCTTCGCGCTCGCGATCCGCCGGCACCGGCCGGGGCTGATCTTCGGCCACGCGCACTCGCTGTACCTGCTCGCGTGTTCGCTGAAGAAGTCCGGCGTGCGGGACGTGCGGCCGAACGGCATCATCTCCACCGCAATGATCCTGCACGACTGGCAGCGGGCGGTGATCGAGAGGGTGTTCGGCTGCAAGGTGACGAACCGCTACGGCTGCGAGGAGGTGAGCCTCATCGCCAGCGAGTGCGAGGAACACAACGGCCTGCACGTGAACGCCGACAGCGTGTACACGGAGGTGGCCGAACCGGCCGCCCCCCCTGAAGGGAGGGCGGCCGGGGGAGTCGGTCTTCCCGCCGCCCCGCTCCTCGTCACCGACCTCTGCAACCGGGCGATGCCGCTCATCCGCTATCAGGTGGGCGACGTGGTGGTGCCGTCGACCCGCGTGTGTAAGTGCGGGCGCGGGCTGCCCCTCATCGAACGCGTCGAGGGCCGCGACGCGGACTACGTCGTGACCCCGGCCGGGCACCTCATCTCCGGCATCTCGCTCACGGAGAACTTCGCCGTCCTCATCCCCGGCACGGCCCAGGTGCAGATCGTTCAGGAGTCGGTCACGCAGTTGCGCATCCGGCTCGTGACCGACGACACGTTCGGCGACCCGAGCCGGCGCAAGATCGCGGACCTCGTCCGCGACACCTTCGGCGACGGCGTGCGCCACGACGTGGAACTTGTGGACGCCATCCCCCAGGAGCCGAGCGGCAAGTACCGCTTTTGCATCTCGAAGGTGGCCCGCGAACACCTGGAAGCGATGAGCGTATGAGCGACGAACCGACCCCCCCGGCCCCCCTCCCTGAAGGGAAGGGGGGGACAGAGGAAGAACCCAACCCCGCAACCCCCTTCCCTAAGAGGGAAGGGGGAGCCAGAGAGACGGCCGCTCTGAGCCCCTCTCCCCGCCCCGGCCCGCGAGAAGCTCCGCTGACCGGGCCGGGGCGTGAACCGGGAGGGGTTGGGGAGGGGGCTTCGCCTTCCTCCCCTCTTCCTTCAGGGAGGGGGGCCTGGGGGGGGGGTCCGCGCCGCCCCGCCGTCTCCGTCGTAATGGCCGCGAAGAACTACGCCCGCTTCCTTCCGGAAGCGGTGGGTTCGGTGTGCGCGCAGACCTTCACCGACTGGGAACTGCTCGTCATCGACGACGGATCGACGGACGACACGCCCGGGGCGATCCGGCCGTACCTCGCGGACCGGCGCGTGCGGTACGTCCGCTCCGACGCGCTCGGTCAGGTGCGGGCCAAGAACCTCGGCGTCGCCCTGAGCCGCGCGGCGCTCGTCGCGTTCCTCGACGCCGACGACGCGTGGGAACCGACCAAGCTCGAGAAGCAGCTCGCGGTGTTCGACCGGCACCCCGATGTCGGGGTGGTCTTCAGCCGGCGGGCGCTCATGGACGAGACCGGGCGCCCCATCGCCATCAAGGCACCGATCGAACCGTACCGGGGCCGGGTGCTGCCGCACCTGTTCACTCAGAATTTCGTCTGTTTTTCGTCGGCGGTGGTGCGGCGCCACGTCCTCTCGCACGTGGGGCGGTTCGACCCGCAGTGGGACCTCGCCATCGACTACGACTTGTGGCTGCGGATCGCGAAGTTCCACCGGTTCGAATTCGTGGACGAGGTCCTGGTCCGCTACCGCACCGGGCACGGGAACCTGTCGAAACGGTTGCGCGACCGGGTGGACATTGCGATGTCCATCATGTTCCGGGCCGAGACGCGGCACGGGCTGGCGCAAAACGTGCCGGCGGAAGTGATCGCGGACGGGTACGCTTCGACCTGTCAGACGCTCGGTTTCGTGCTCCGTGGGAACGAACCTGCGGCGTCGGTGCGGTGGTACCTGCGGGCGCTGAAGTGGCCCGCGCGGCGGGCCGTTTCGCTGAAAGGTGTGGTGGCCGGTGCCCTCGCCGCGCTCCGCGGGGCACGCGCGGCAGGAGCGCCCGAGAACGCCCGCGCGAATTTGTAGTGGGCAGTGGGCAGTGGGCAGTGGGCAGTGGGCAGTGAAGAGTGGGCAGACAAAGACAGCAAGCAAATCTCGTCTTTGTGTGCCCACTCTTCACTGCCCACTGCCCACTGCACAAGCGAGATCAATACAGACCCAGGTCCATGCTGTTGGCGAGCGCCCGGGCGACCCACCACGCGCCGCTCCGCCACTTGGCGTGGATCTTCACCACCGCCAACTGGCCGGGGTCGACTGCCGCGTCCGGATCGGTCAACTCGACCTCGACCATGTACACCTGGGCCAGTGGGACCAGCACGTTCGGGTCGTCGTTCGGCTTGACGGCCAGGGAGCCGCCGCCCCGCTGCGTGAGCGCCAGCGGCACCGTCGCCGCGTTCTGTTCCGGCAGCCGCCGCACCTTCCCGCTGAACACGTGGTCGCTCCGCCCCTTCACATACACCGACGCGCCGAGCTCGCCCCGCTCCGCGAAGTCGTCGCGCAGGACGCGGACGTTCGGCGGCGTCACCGGCACCTTCACGATCATCCGGCCCGTGTCGCCCACTGCGAACACCGGCTGCGTGTCGGTGCCCCCCTTGTCGAACAGTTTGCCCACCTCGTCCCGCTTCGGCGCGGTGACCAGGACCCCCTCCCGCGGCGCCCGCATCTCGCGGACCTTCGCCTGCCGCTTCTCCAGCCGGGCGACCTCCTCGTCGGCCGTCTCCGCCTTCGCGCGGGCGCGTTTGTACTCGGCCAGGAACCGGTCCGCGGCCACCGAATCGCCCGTGCTGCGGGCCGTCGTGGCCGAGGAGTTGAGCTGCGCGGCCACCGACCACTGCTCGGTCTTCGTCGCCCGCGCCCGGCCCAGTTCCACCTCCAGCGCCTCGCTCTTGAACACCGCGAGGAGCTGCCCCTTTTGTACCTTCTGGCCCGGCCCGGCGGCGCCCTCGAGCCGCTCCAGCCGCGCCGGTTCCGGCAACATGACCCCCTCCAGCGCGTCCGGGTCCACCGCCACCAGCCCGGTCTCGTACACCCGGCTGACCGGCAGCGGGAGCAGGAGGAACGCGAGCACCACGGCCCCGAACACGCCCAGGGTGATGTACACCCGCGCCGCTTTCATGTCTGGCAACCGCCCCCGCTGGTGGATGTTTTTGATGACCTTGTAGCCCGGCCAGACGAACAGCGACGCCAGCGACAACACCGCCAACATCTGGCTCAGGATCTTCAGTTTCGGGTTCAGGAAATCGGCCAGGAACCACAGGATGCTGAACGTCACCACCCACCGGTACACCCAACTGGCGACGGCGTAGATGACGAACAGCCACTTGCGGCCGGGGGCCATGTACGGCTCCGGCGGCACCTCGATCCCCAGCGCCTTCGACAGGAACAGGTTGTTCAGGAACCGGTTGGCCTTCTCGCGGAGGTTGGGCACCTCCAGCCAGTCGGCCAGCATGTAGTACCCGTCGAACCGCATGAGCGGGTTCGCGTTGAACATCACGGTGGAGACGGAGCACAGCACCATGATGCACAGCGCGATGTTGTTCACCGTCGGGTACTTGCCCGTGTACCACCACACGAACGTGGCGAGCGAGGCGATCACCAGCTCCACGTAGATGCCGGCGAAGCTGATGATGATCCGCTTCCACTTGTCGGCCAGCGTCCACGCGTCGGTCACGTTAGCGTACAGCGCCGGCGACAGGCACATGAGCAGCACGCCCATCTCGTGGCACTCGCCCCCGAACGCCTTGCAGCTGAGCCCGTGCCCGAACTCGTGGATGATCTTCACGACGCCCAGGGACAGCCACATGTACAGCACCGAGTTCCAGGTGAAGAACTCCTGGTACGCCGGCAGCTTCGCCTGGAACGTGTTGTAGTGCAGGGCGACGTGGCACACCGCCGCCAGCATCAGCCCGACGCTGGCGAAGAAGAACCACGCGGTGAACACCCACGACAGGTAGCCGTACATCCACGTCAGCAGGCGGTCCGGGTCGAAGACCGGGATCTTGAGGTACAGGATGTTGCTGACGGTGGCGAGCCGCCGCATCCGGCGCTGTTTGGCCCGCCGCTCGAACAGGTGCCGCGCGGCGCCCGGCTGCTCGTTCTGGACCAACCCGGCGGTGACCAGTTGGCGCGCGAAGCCCTCCAGGTCAGCCGGTTCCAGCCGCATCGGTTTGAACTCCTCCTCGAACGCCTCCTGCGTCTCCTCCATCGTGTGCTTGCCGTCGAACAGCCGGAAGACGAAGTACTCCTGCCGGCTGAACCGGTAGTACCGCAGGCACACCGGGTCCTTCACGACGTGGTACGTCTTGCCCTCGTATTTCTGCTCGAACGTTTGTAGGTCCGCCCGCACCCGCAGGCGCACCTGCTTGCGCCGCTCGGCGGGGCTGTTCAGGTTCGCGATCAGGTCGTTGGCCATGGGTGGTGTGCAGTGAGGGGTGTGTAGTGTGTAGTTAAAGAGGGGGGCGGACAGTGAGCCCTTGCCGAACCGAGGAGGCCGGTCGGGAACGGCTCACTGCCCGCGTTCTACTGCCCACTGCTTAACGGTCCGACGGCACGATGATGGTGGCGGTGCTGTGGTCGGTGAGCTTCAGCTCCTTGTTGTCCATCTCCACGCGCACCGTGAGGTAGCGGGTGTCGGTGGGGTCGGTGAAGGTGACGCGCCCGGTGTGCGTCTTGCGCTCGCCGGCCGGGGGCTTCCACAGGAACACCCCGCCGGCCGCGGTGCCGACGACCAGGAACGGCTCGCTCCGCACCGGGCTGAACGCGACCGCCGTGATCCCGGCGCGGCCGGGGATGATGAGCCGGCCCGCTTCGGCCCCGCGGCCCCCGGTGCGGGGCGCCATCCAGTACTGGAGCGTGCCCTTCAGGTCGCCGTCGCCGCCGGCCGTGGCGATCGTGTACGGCGGCAACTTGTCCGCCGGGGTGCCCGGCGGGACCTCGTCCGGTCCGAACGCGGCGACCGTGGAGAACGCCCCCGCCGAGGTCACGTTCTGGACCTGGCCGGTGGTCTGCCCGTTGGCCGGGTCCACGAGGTCGATGCGGGTCTTGTCCTGGTCGAACAGCACCCGGCTGCCGTCGCGGCTGACGCCGAGCACCTCGACCGCACCGGCGCGGTGGTCGAGCGTCCGCACCACCGCGGCGCGTTCGGTCCCGAGCTTCCACACTTTAATCGTCCCGTCCTTCGACGCGGTAACGAGGGTGTTCTGCGGGGTGAAGTTGACGGCGGTGACGTTGTCGCGGTGCTCGACCGGCAGGGCGTAGAGCTTCTTCGCCGTGGCCAGTTCCCACACGAACACGTCGCGCCCGGCGGCGGTGGCGAAGTAGAGGCCGTCCGGGCTGACGGCGATCGCCTGCACGCCGGAGGTGTGAACCTCTTCGGGTTCGGCCTTGGGCGTGGTCGGCAGCGCGGCGCGGTTGGAGACGTCCCAGATGCGGATCTTCCCGTCGTCGGCGCCGGTGATGACCATCAGGGATTTGGCCGTCGGCGGGGTGGCGGCGACGCTCCGCACCGCGACCGGGTGCGGCAGGTTGTGCGGCAGCGTCGGGCGCTTGTCCTTCTTGCCCAGGTTCGGGTCCCACACGAGCGCGCCGCCGTCGGCCCCGGCAGAAACCACGAGCGGACCGTCCGGGTGGGCCGTCACGGCGAGCCCGGTGACCGGCTGGCGGTGGCCCTGGTGCGAGGTGATCGGGGCGCTGGGAACGGCCGGTTCCACGACCACGGTCATCCCGCGGTGGACACGGCTCATATACTGCACGTCCAGGTTGCCCTCAATGCGCACCCGGTCGGTGGCCTCGACCTCCATGATTTTGTCGCCGGCTTTCACGTACTCGCCCGGCCGCTTGGCGAGGCTGCGGACGACGCCATTCACCCGGCCTTTGACCTGGTGCTTGCCGAGGAGCACGGTCGATTCTGCGAGATCCTGTTCGGCCTTGGCGATCGTCTGCTGCGCCTGCGCCAGGTTCTCAACGAACCGCTGGAAAGTGAGCTGGTCGTCGAGGATTTCCTTCTTCGACCCGGACCCCGCGACACCTCTGGCCGCCTCCTTGCTAAGAGCGAGGCGCTCCTTCGCCGCATCGGCACCCACCTCGGCAGACTCCCTCGCACTCAGGGCTGCCTTGATGATCTTCTTTGCCCCATCAAGCCGTGCTCTCACCTGCTGTTCGTCCAGGTACGCGAGTATCTGCCCGTCCGTAACCTCGTCGCTTTCGCCGATCCGCCGGAGGGGGAACTCTTTTTTCACGTCGCGCGGGTGATAGAGGAGCTGGCCCGGCACGAGCTTGCGCGCCTCTTCGGGCGAAATCGGGGTGGCGAACAGGTCGATGGTGCCGTCCACCTCAGCCGAGATGACCTGGCGCTCCTCGTACTGCACCAGCGCGTTCGAGATGACGACCGGCTCCCCGCGGGCGATCACGGTGGTGTACACCGGCGCCGAGACGGCGGCGTACAGCGGCGGCCCCACGTCCACGTTCCGGGCTTCGGGCTGTGCCGACCCGGTTGGGTTCGATTTTTCGGTTGTGGGCGGCTTCGAGCTACAGCCGATCAGGAGGCCGGTCATGGCGGCCAGTGCGGACATAAGAGCAAGCGAGCGCAGACGCATCGACGTGTCCTCCAAAGGGACTGACTAAAGGTTTTGTGGCGCGGGTGCCGCCGTGGTCTGGCGCTCGCCAGCCGGCCGGTCGGCGGGACTTCATTGCAGTGGGCAGTGAAGAGTGGGCAGTCAGAACAGCGGATTTCGTCCTTTTCTACCCACTGCCCACTCTTCACTGCCCACTATCTCACTCAGATAAAGAACACCACCTTCTCGTAGAACCACTCCCACACCCCGTGGAAGAGGGTGTAACCGAGGGCGTGTTTACCGCAGCGGACGCGGGTGCGGACCTCCAGCCCGGTGATGAAGTGGTTGCGGGGCACCCAGTTCTCCTCCGGGATGCCCGCCACGTTCAGCTTGACGTAGGCCGTGACGACCGGTTCGTTCTCGTCGTGCTCGTTCTTGTTCGGCACCGCCTCGGCGGCGACGTCGTCGCGGTACAGGCGGCCCTCGTAGCTCTTGTCCGGCTGGCTGGACAGGAGCACGTCCACGACGAGGTACTTCCGGTCGCCCCGAACGGGGTCCTTCTCGATCAGGTGCGAATCCGGGTCGGCGAAGGCTTTGAGCACCTGTCCGATGTTCCGCTGCGGGATCTTCAGTTCGGCCTGCCAGGCGCCTTCGAGGTTGCCGAGGCGCATGATGTCCTCGTTCGGCCGCAGGGTGCGGCCGATGAGGTTCTCGCGGCGGTCGTCGTTCAGCACCGTCCACCGGGACCGGTCGAGGGGCCGGGCCAGTTGGGGGTCGAACTGCGGGGCGCAGGCGCGGAAGTAGCCGAGGCGGTTCGGGCGGCCGGCGTTGTACTGGGCGTCCTGGGTGCGGAGGTCCTGCAGCGCCTTGTCGCGGCGCTGTTCGGCGTTCTTCTTTTCGGCCACGGTGCGGAGCTTGTCGTCCTCTTTCATGCCCGTCGCCTTGGCGAGCGTTTCGGCTGCCGCGTCCACCATCGCGTTCGCCTCGCGCAACTCGTTGCTCGCCTTGCCGTACTCGTCCGCGAACGGGGAACTGAACAGCGTCGCGATTTCGTACCCGGGCGAAAGCGTGTCGCCCGGCTTCGTCCGGATCTCCTGGATCTGGCCCTCGCGCGGCGGGAAGACCTTGGCGATCTCCACCGGCAGCATCTGGCCCTTCGCCTCCATCCGCAGGTCGGCGGGCACC from the Frigoriglobus tundricola genome contains:
- a CDS encoding phenylacetate--CoA ligase family protein: MLDTLNRHLMHPLMAWREGSQHLQHLRTVQQTQFDPPDVIRARQLAALKAQLWHAWDTVPYYRAAWTKADVHPSDVRELDDLKAFPVVTKADIRRHNRALVSSVFDVSQLRVKRTSGSTGVPLTIYCDEAAMQWKTACTIRSDEWSGYRLGQRVAKVWGNPEYRQFGLKGRLRNHFFDRAVYLDTLDLTDERIAAFALAIRRHRPGLIFGHAHSLYLLACSLKKSGVRDVRPNGIISTAMILHDWQRAVIERVFGCKVTNRYGCEEVSLIASECEEHNGLHVNADSVYTEVAEPAAPPEGRAAGGVGLPAAPLLVTDLCNRAMPLIRYQVGDVVVPSTRVCKCGRGLPLIERVEGRDADYVVTPAGHLISGISLTENFAVLIPGTAQVQIVQESVTQLRIRLVTDDTFGDPSRRKIADLVRDTFGDGVRHDVELVDAIPQEPSGKYRFCISKVAREHLEAMSV
- a CDS encoding HlyD family efflux transporter periplasmic adaptor subunit, which translates into the protein MRLRSLALMSALAAMTGLLIGCSSKPPTTEKSNPTGSAQPEARNVDVGPPLYAAVSAPVYTTVIARGEPVVISNALVQYEERQVISAEVDGTIDLFATPISPEEARKLVPGQLLYHPRDVKKEFPLRRIGESDEVTDGQILAYLDEQQVRARLDGAKKIIKAALSARESAEVGADAAKERLALSKEAARGVAGSGSKKEILDDQLTFQRFVENLAQAQQTIAKAEQDLAESTVLLGKHQVKGRVNGVVRSLAKRPGEYVKAGDKIMEVEATDRVRIEGNLDVQYMSRVHRGMTVVVEPAVPSAPITSHQGHRQPVTGLAVTAHPDGPLVVSAGADGGALVWDPNLGKKDKRPTLPHNLPHPVAVRSVAATPPTAKSLMVITGADDGKIRIWDVSNRAALPTTPKAEPEEVHTSGVQAIAVSPDGLYFATAAGRDVFVWELATAKKLYALPVEHRDNVTAVNFTPQNTLVTASKDGTIKVWKLGTERAAVVRTLDHRAGAVEVLGVSRDGSRVLFDQDKTRIDLVDPANGQTTGQVQNVTSAGAFSTVAAFGPDEVPPGTPADKLPPYTIATAGGDGDLKGTLQYWMAPRTGGRGAEAGRLIIPGRAGITAVAFSPVRSEPFLVVGTAAGGVFLWKPPAGERKTHTGRVTFTDPTDTRYLTVRVEMDNKELKLTDHSTATIIVPSDR
- a CDS encoding glycosyltransferase family 2 protein, whose amino-acid sequence is MSDEPTPPAPLPEGKGGTEEEPNPATPFPKREGGARETAALSPSPRPGPREAPLTGPGREPGGVGEGASPSSPLPSGRGAWGGGPRRPAVSVVMAAKNYARFLPEAVGSVCAQTFTDWELLVIDDGSTDDTPGAIRPYLADRRVRYVRSDALGQVRAKNLGVALSRAALVAFLDADDAWEPTKLEKQLAVFDRHPDVGVVFSRRALMDETGRPIAIKAPIEPYRGRVLPHLFTQNFVCFSSAVVRRHVLSHVGRFDPQWDLAIDYDLWLRIAKFHRFEFVDEVLVRYRTGHGNLSKRLRDRVDIAMSIMFRAETRHGLAQNVPAEVIADGYASTCQTLGFVLRGNEPAASVRWYLRALKWPARRAVSLKGVVAGALAALRGARAAGAPENARANL
- a CDS encoding site-2 protease family protein gives rise to the protein MANDLIANLNSPAERRKQVRLRVRADLQTFEQKYEGKTYHVVKDPVCLRYYRFSRQEYFVFRLFDGKHTMEETQEAFEEEFKPMRLEPADLEGFARQLVTAGLVQNEQPGAARHLFERRAKQRRMRRLATVSNILYLKIPVFDPDRLLTWMYGYLSWVFTAWFFFASVGLMLAAVCHVALHYNTFQAKLPAYQEFFTWNSVLYMWLSLGVVKIIHEFGHGLSCKAFGGECHEMGVLLMCLSPALYANVTDAWTLADKWKRIIISFAGIYVELVIASLATFVWWYTGKYPTVNNIALCIMVLCSVSTVMFNANPLMRFDGYYMLADWLEVPNLREKANRFLNNLFLSKALGIEVPPEPYMAPGRKWLFVIYAVASWVYRWVVTFSILWFLADFLNPKLKILSQMLAVLSLASLFVWPGYKVIKNIHQRGRLPDMKAARVYITLGVFGAVVLAFLLLPLPVSRVYETGLVAVDPDALEGVMLPEPARLERLEGAAGPGQKVQKGQLLAVFKSEALEVELGRARATKTEQWSVAAQLNSSATTARSTGDSVAADRFLAEYKRARAKAETADEEVARLEKRQAKVREMRAPREGVLVTAPKRDEVGKLFDKGGTDTQPVFAVGDTGRMIVKVPVTPPNVRVLRDDFAERGELGASVYVKGRSDHVFSGKVRRLPEQNAATVPLALTQRGGGSLAVKPNDDPNVLVPLAQVYMVEVELTDPDAAVDPGQLAVVKIHAKWRSGAWWVARALANSMDLGLY